A single region of the Brachypodium distachyon strain Bd21 chromosome 3, Brachypodium_distachyon_v3.0, whole genome shotgun sequence genome encodes:
- the LOC100838004 gene encoding uncharacterized protein LOC100838004, giving the protein MSAAKPGKALVQADAGAYLAWSGADQPPVAAQGLGCGLLVLKPLGFAMPHYADSNKFGYVLAGRGVAGVLPAPAGLHAGAASGGEKVVRLTAGDVIAVRTGDVSWWYNDDDAAAAADLSVVFLCDTASAVSPGDVSYFFLAGANSVMAGFDAAGAFTSQPAVLLTKLSQKLAGVCPREHDRKGLVVNADDEVRVDRTGLKTLTAAELAALGGLGISAVLGRLDAGDARAPWVVREGAAQAVYVARGSARVQVSAAAGGKALLVDEVVPAGSMFVVPRFAVACVAAAGAEGVEWVSLVKSGRPVVEELMAGDGSSSVLGALTAQVVQVSLNVAPELVELLVGSNTE; this is encoded by the coding sequence ATGTCTGCAGCAAAGCCCGGCAAGGCCTTGGTCCAGGCCGACGCGGGGGCCTACTTGGCCTGGTCCGGCGCGGACCAGCCGCCCGTTGCGGCCCAAGGGCTGGGCTGCGGCCTGCTGGTGCTGAAGCCCCTGGGCTTCGCGATGCCGCACTACGCCGACTCCAACAAGTTCGGCTACGTCCTGGCCGGCCGCGGCGTCGCCGGGGTCCTCCCGGCCCCCGCCGGGCTGCACGCCGGCGCGGCATCCGGCGGGGAGAAGGTCGTCCGGCTCACTGCCGGCGACGTCATCGCCGTGCGCACGGGCGACGTCTCCTGGTGgtacaacgacgacgacgccgccgccgccgccgacttgTCCGTCGTGTTCTTGTGCGACACGGCGAGTGCTGTCAGTCCCGGCGACGTCTCCTacttcttcctcgccggcgcgAACAGCGTCATGGCCGGCTTCGATGCCGCCGGGGCGTTCACGAGCCAGCCGGCCGTGCTCCTCACGAAGCTGAGCCAGAAGCTGGCCGGCGTGTGCCCCAGGGAGCACGACAGGAAAGGGCTCGTGGTGAACGCCGATGATGAAGTCCGCGTTGACCGGACCGGGCTGAAGACTTTGACCgcggcggagctggcggcGCTGGGAGGCCTCGGGATTAGCGCCGTGCTTGGGCGGCTCGACGCCGGAGATGCGCGCGCGCCGTGGGTGGTCCGGGAAGGCGCGGCGCAGGCGGTGTACGTGGCCCGAGGGAGCGCTCGCGTCCAGGTGTCGGCGGCCGCTGGCGGCAAGGCGTTGCTGGTGGACGAGGTTGTCCCGGCGGGGAGCATGTTCGTGGTGCCGCGATTCGCTGTTGCGTgcgtcgccgctgccggagccgAGGGCGTGGAGTGGGTGTCGCTGGTCAAGAGCGGCAGGCCGGTGGTGGAGGAGCTGATGGCCGGGGACGGGTCGTCATCGGTGTTGGGCGCCCTGACGGCGCAGGTGGTGCAGGTGTCGCTGAACGTCGCGCCGGAGCTGGTCGAGCTGCTCGTCGGGTCCAACACCGAATAA